ATGTTCTCCTGCTCCTCCCGGGAGAAGTAGATCAGCACATTGCGGCAAATGATCAGGTCCGCCCGGGGATAGGCCGGCGCCGTCAGCATGTTGTGCCGCTCAAAACGCACCAGGCGCCGGATCGCCTCGGTCAGCCGCAACCCCTTCCCTTCCGGGGTAAAGAAGCGCTCCCGCAACGCCGCCGGCACTTCGGCCAACCGCTGCGGTTCATACAGACCGGCCCGGGCGCTTTCAAGAACAGCGGCGCTGATGTCGGTGCCGAGGATGTCGATCTTCACTTCCGGCGGCGCCAGCTCCTGCAGCAGCAGGGCCAGCGAATAGGGCTCCTCACCGCTGGCGCAGCCGACACTCCACAAACGGAGGGTCCGGCGTCCTTCGGCCTGCACCCGGCGCAGCAGTTCCGGCAGGACCTGCCGCGCGAGCAGGTCAAAGGTCGAGGGGTTGCGAAAAAACTGGGAGACATGGATGGTCAGTGCCGCCATCAGGGCATCCAGCTCCGCCTCGTCCCGTTCCAGCAGGGCCAGGTACGGCCGGGCCTCGCTGAAGCCCCGGGCGCGGACGCGGGTGGCGATGCGGCGCTTGACGCAGCGGTCCTTGTACATGGCGAGGTCGAAGCCCCGCTTCGCCAGCAGGATGCGGCACACCTCGCGAAACTCCGCCTCCGGGAATTCACTCCCGACAAAAGGGGCGGGGCGGCTGTCGCCGGTCGGCACAGTGTTCACCGGCAGGCCCTTCTGACGGGAAAATCCCGGGTTAAAGACCAACAGGTTAAGTAAAGCATTCTCACGCTCGTTCGCTCCGCTCACTCAAGGCGCAAAGACCGCCAAGGAAGGCCAAACCCGATTTTCTTTGCGCTCTTTGCGCCTTGAGCGAATGCAATGAGCCGGCGTGGGACGCTTTTCCATGTTCTTCGCGTGGCTCCCATCTCTCAGCCGCTTCGGCCGAAATGATCGTAGCCGGCCCTCCGGGGCGGAACTCGGCGGCCATCCC
The nucleotide sequence above comes from Desulfuromonadales bacterium. Encoded proteins:
- a CDS encoding protein-glutamate O-methyltransferase CheR; translation: MNTVPTGDSRPAPFVGSEFPEAEFREVCRILLAKRGFDLAMYKDRCVKRRIATRVRARGFSEARPYLALLERDEAELDALMAALTIHVSQFFRNPSTFDLLARQVLPELLRRVQAEGRRTLRLWSVGCASGEEPYSLALLLQELAPPEVKIDILGTDISAAVLESARAGLYEPQRLAEVPAALRERFFTPEGKGLRLTEAIRRLVRFERHNMLTAPAYPRADLIICRNVLIYFSREEQENILQRFAAALPAGGILVLGKAEMLLGQSRRLFAAEYAGERIYQRQ